In one Spirosoma rigui genomic region, the following are encoded:
- a CDS encoding DUF4271 domain-containing protein produces the protein MPTVLMRCWLFGLLFLLSGWSVHAQSGRKNAGIGPENRYYPVHDFQDDFQVYDEAVKAYVPYIVEQHADKTALSAYVDLESNRRYLLLISTKQDGYLFINAALKRKLKAGTWQVLNIDSLYRVYRQPEVFLTLYGAPGLGDRQLFIGYPKSATQKTVVLRDDNLSLRPRQISVYDNFLGIGLIFLLASHAFLFSLYHRAFLRFYSFRDLLSLRAQEESFLINRPLSSTNVLFTINLSFVLAYLILFVQSRNIDVFASRSLLLGEQKLTSLAGEFFLLSGVAFLALMGKYILLEVLGGLYKLQDIINVHFFKLLQSSMLFFTGMTILLAIIAYNVPGLEWSRSGLLIPLIIFYTARLVLIYLVIRNGEPIKNLYLFSYLCIVELIPLIIGLRFAL, from the coding sequence ATGCCTACCGTTCTCATGCGTTGCTGGTTATTTGGACTGCTTTTCCTGCTATCGGGCTGGTCTGTGCATGCGCAGAGCGGTCGGAAAAACGCGGGGATCGGGCCCGAAAATCGCTATTACCCTGTTCACGACTTCCAGGACGATTTTCAGGTCTACGACGAGGCTGTCAAAGCGTATGTCCCTTACATCGTTGAACAACACGCCGACAAAACGGCGCTCAGCGCCTATGTAGACCTCGAAAGCAACCGGCGCTATCTGCTGCTCATTTCAACGAAGCAGGATGGCTACCTGTTCATCAACGCGGCCCTTAAACGAAAGCTGAAGGCTGGTACGTGGCAGGTCCTAAATATCGACAGTTTATACCGCGTTTACCGCCAACCGGAAGTTTTTCTAACCCTCTACGGCGCCCCCGGTCTGGGCGACCGGCAGCTCTTCATTGGCTACCCCAAATCAGCCACTCAGAAAACGGTCGTGCTGCGCGACGATAACCTGAGCCTGCGACCCCGCCAGATTTCGGTCTATGACAACTTCCTGGGTATCGGGCTCATTTTCCTGCTGGCTTCCCACGCCTTTCTGTTCAGTTTGTACCACCGGGCTTTTCTGCGGTTCTACAGTTTCCGGGACTTGCTGTCACTGCGGGCGCAGGAAGAGTCATTCCTGATCAACCGGCCGCTGAGCAGCACGAATGTCTTGTTTACGATCAATCTGAGTTTTGTGCTGGCCTACCTGATCCTGTTTGTGCAGAGTCGGAACATCGACGTCTTCGCGTCCCGATCGCTGCTGCTGGGCGAGCAGAAACTCACATCTCTGGCGGGCGAATTCTTTCTGTTGAGTGGTGTGGCGTTTCTGGCCCTGATGGGGAAATATATACTGCTGGAAGTGCTGGGCGGTCTCTACAAGTTGCAGGACATTATCAACGTACACTTTTTTAAATTGCTGCAATCGTCAATGCTGTTTTTTACGGGAATGACGATACTACTGGCTATCATTGCCTACAACGTACCAGGCCTGGAGTGGTCGCGGAGCGGATTGCTGATCCCCCTGATTATCTTCTACACAGCCCGCCTTGTTCTTATCTATTTGGTCATTCGGAACGGGGAGCCTATCAAGAATCTTTATTTATTTTCGTACCTTTGTATCGTTGAATTGATTCCTCTCATTATTGGGCTGCGCTTTGCACTTTAG
- the sucD gene encoding succinate--CoA ligase subunit alpha codes for MSVLVNKDSKVIVQGFTGSEGSFHAQQMIEYGTSVVGGVTPGKGGQTHLDRPVFNTVQEAVDKAGANVSIIFVPPAFAADAIMEAAEAGIAVIICITEGIPTSDMIAVKNYLSDKDVRLIGPNCPGVMTAEECKVGIMPGFIFKKGTIGIVSKSGTLTYEAVDQLTKAGLGQSTAIGIGGDPIIGTTTKEAVELLMNDPDTEAIVMIGEIGGGMEAEAARWIKADGNRKPVVGFIAGQTAPKGRRMGHAGAIVGGDDDTAAAKMAIMRECGVHVVESPALIGDTMLKALGK; via the coding sequence ATGTCTGTTTTAGTAAACAAAGACTCCAAAGTTATCGTCCAGGGCTTCACCGGCTCGGAGGGCAGTTTCCACGCCCAGCAGATGATCGAATACGGCACCAGCGTTGTTGGGGGCGTAACACCCGGAAAAGGGGGACAAACTCACCTCGACAGACCCGTGTTTAACACGGTTCAGGAGGCCGTTGACAAAGCCGGCGCTAACGTGTCCATCATTTTTGTACCGCCTGCCTTTGCCGCCGATGCCATCATGGAAGCTGCCGAAGCCGGCATCGCTGTCATCATCTGTATTACCGAAGGGATTCCAACCAGCGACATGATCGCCGTCAAGAATTACCTTAGTGATAAAGACGTGCGGCTGATTGGTCCGAACTGTCCGGGCGTTATGACGGCTGAGGAGTGTAAAGTAGGCATTATGCCGGGCTTTATTTTCAAGAAAGGCACTATTGGTATTGTATCGAAATCCGGCACGCTGACCTACGAAGCCGTTGACCAGCTGACGAAAGCCGGTCTCGGTCAGAGCACGGCCATTGGTATTGGGGGCGATCCTATCATTGGAACCACCACGAAGGAAGCCGTTGAACTGCTCATGAACGACCCCGACACCGAAGCCATCGTTATGATCGGCGAAATCGGGGGCGGTATGGAAGCGGAAGCAGCCCGCTGGATCAAAGCCGACGGTAACCGCAAACCCGTAGTAGGCTTCATTGCCGGCCAAACGGCACCGAAAGGTCGTCGGATGGGTCACGCCGGAGCCATCGTTGGTGGCGACGACGATACGGCAGCCGCCAAAATGGCCATCATGCGGGAGTGTGGTGTTCACGTTGTTGAATCGCCCGCTCTCATTGGCGATACCATGCTCAAGGCGCTCGGTAAATAG
- the porL gene encoding type IX secretion system motor protein PorL/GldL, translated as MATAKSTNFFWDRLVPTIYSAGAAVVIFGAWAKITHNEQFGFMLTLGLLTEVVIFALYAVQSFTQPQAGGTDYAWEKVYPELADDFKGEARKPAPQANGLTGNMDQMLAQAKVTPDVFERLGSGFRNLNETVSKLTDLTDATVATNDYARNVKTASSAIGEMNKSYGTAITAMNSMADATTEAKDYRDQFQKVTKNMGALNAVYELELQDTNKHLKAMNAFYGSLTSAMENMADASRDTQQFKSEMAKLTGNLASLNNVYGSMLTAMRGNQ; from the coding sequence ATGGCAACAGCAAAGTCCACGAATTTCTTTTGGGATCGTTTAGTACCAACTATTTACAGTGCCGGTGCAGCCGTCGTAATTTTCGGCGCCTGGGCCAAAATCACGCACAACGAACAATTTGGCTTCATGCTGACCCTTGGTCTGCTAACAGAAGTGGTAATTTTCGCTCTTTACGCTGTGCAGAGCTTTACCCAGCCCCAGGCTGGCGGAACTGATTACGCCTGGGAGAAAGTGTACCCCGAACTGGCTGATGATTTCAAAGGTGAAGCGCGCAAACCAGCTCCGCAGGCCAATGGCCTGACGGGTAATATGGACCAGATGCTGGCGCAGGCTAAAGTAACGCCGGACGTATTTGAGCGTCTGGGTTCCGGTTTCCGTAACCTGAACGAGACGGTATCGAAATTAACCGACCTGACTGACGCTACGGTAGCCACCAACGATTACGCCCGTAACGTAAAGACGGCATCCAGCGCTATTGGGGAGATGAACAAGTCGTATGGTACGGCAATTACGGCCATGAACTCTATGGCTGATGCGACGACCGAAGCAAAGGACTACCGCGATCAGTTCCAGAAAGTAACGAAGAACATGGGGGCTCTTAATGCCGTCTATGAACTGGAGTTGCAGGACACGAACAAGCACCTGAAAGCCATGAATGCGTTCTATGGTAGCCTGACCTCGGCTATGGAGAACATGGCCGATGCTAGCCGTGACACCCAGCAGTTCAAAAGCGAAATGGCTAAACTGACGGGTAACCTGGCGTCGCTTAACAATGTATACGGCAGCATGCTGACCGCTATGCGCGGCAATCAGTAA
- the porN gene encoding type IX secretion system ring subunit PorN/GldN, whose protein sequence is MKNIRTMAVVATVMAVAGTGAMAQEKPSTGTNSLSVRGINENDIMMKKTLWRRIDLKEKQNQSMFSKNNEITKYLIDAMKAGLIDGYENDSVTTKLTPDKIQKRLIMPNSAPQLSAEEIAAGFGNETSTGASDGWGDTKKTDPKKTAAKPADDGWGTPKKAAAQPADDGWGAPVKKKAVAKNTKGKKGAKAPVVEAPKVDTAVAAVPAIQGDEYFAKDFNIMEIKEDWIFDRKRSRLYYDIQTVTVYLPSDKNSAGVETPLATFKYKDLDKLFRSDPKKFIWYNPQNQAQHKNLADAFDLRLFYGRITKVANPGDTDLVGMYGDKEGLMKSYQTEYELMETEHGLWEY, encoded by the coding sequence ATGAAAAACATCAGAACAATGGCAGTGGTCGCCACCGTAATGGCGGTAGCCGGAACGGGGGCAATGGCGCAGGAGAAACCGAGTACCGGCACCAACTCGCTGTCGGTTCGGGGTATCAACGAGAATGACATCATGATGAAGAAGACCCTTTGGCGTCGTATCGACCTGAAGGAGAAACAAAATCAGTCGATGTTCTCGAAGAACAATGAGATTACGAAGTACCTGATCGATGCCATGAAAGCTGGCCTGATCGATGGATACGAGAATGATTCGGTGACAACCAAATTGACGCCGGACAAAATACAAAAGCGCCTGATCATGCCGAACTCGGCTCCGCAATTGTCGGCAGAAGAGATTGCCGCTGGTTTCGGTAACGAGACATCGACGGGTGCCAGCGATGGCTGGGGGGATACCAAGAAAACCGATCCGAAGAAAACGGCTGCCAAGCCTGCTGACGATGGTTGGGGAACGCCGAAGAAAGCCGCTGCTCAACCTGCCGATGACGGCTGGGGAGCACCTGTGAAGAAAAAGGCCGTTGCCAAGAACACGAAGGGCAAGAAGGGTGCAAAAGCTCCTGTAGTTGAAGCCCCAAAAGTAGATACCGCTGTTGCCGCCGTTCCGGCAATCCAGGGTGATGAATATTTCGCAAAGGATTTCAACATCATGGAAATTAAGGAAGACTGGATATTCGACCGCAAACGTTCGCGCTTGTACTACGATATTCAAACGGTAACGGTCTACCTGCCTTCAGACAAGAACTCGGCTGGTGTAGAAACCCCGCTGGCTACGTTCAAGTACAAAGATCTTGACAAGCTGTTCCGCAGCGACCCAAAGAAGTTTATCTGGTATAACCCGCAAAACCAGGCTCAGCACAAAAACCTGGCAGATGCGTTCGATCTTCGTTTGTTCTACGGTCGGATCACGAAAGTAGCAAACCCCGGCGACACGGATCTGGTTGGCATGTACGGTGATAAAGAAGGTTTGATGAAGTCGTACCAGACGGAATATGAACTGATGGAAACCGAACACGGTCTGTGGGAATATTAA
- a CDS encoding uroporphyrinogen-III synthase, giving the protein MNDTSIQPAEERLKKVTRLLITQSRPADEKSPYFDLVSKYNLQIDFRPFIQIDGVSFKDFRRQKINILAHTAIIFTSRNAIDHFFRICQEGRIDVPADMKYFCISEQTANYLQKYIVIRKRKIFNGTKTATELFELIKKHKTEKFLFPCSNIRRNDIPEFMDTSSLHFTEAVMYETVPTDLSDLDIESYDIIAFFSPSGVNSLMTNFPDFKQNGTRMAAFGPTTAKAVSEAGLLLDIEAPLPNAPSMTGALELYIKRANNQ; this is encoded by the coding sequence ATGAACGATACAAGCATACAACCGGCCGAAGAACGGCTGAAAAAGGTCACCCGGCTTCTCATCACCCAATCCCGCCCTGCCGACGAAAAATCTCCCTACTTCGATTTAGTCAGCAAGTACAACCTTCAGATTGACTTTCGTCCGTTCATTCAGATCGACGGTGTGTCGTTCAAGGATTTTCGGCGTCAGAAGATAAACATCCTGGCCCACACGGCTATTATCTTCACCAGCCGGAACGCCATCGATCACTTTTTCCGGATCTGTCAGGAGGGGCGTATTGACGTGCCGGCCGATATGAAGTATTTCTGCATATCGGAGCAGACAGCCAATTACCTCCAGAAGTACATCGTTATCCGGAAGCGTAAAATCTTCAACGGTACCAAGACGGCAACGGAATTATTTGAGCTGATTAAAAAGCATAAGACGGAGAAGTTCCTGTTTCCCTGCTCTAACATCCGGCGCAACGATATCCCCGAATTCATGGATACGAGTAGCCTTCACTTCACGGAGGCCGTCATGTACGAAACGGTACCAACCGACCTGTCTGACCTGGATATTGAGAGTTACGATATCATCGCGTTTTTCAGTCCGTCGGGGGTTAACTCGCTGATGACCAACTTCCCGGATTTCAAACAGAATGGTACCCGGATGGCCGCTTTTGGTCCTACAACAGCTAAAGCGGTTTCGGAAGCGGGGCTCCTGCTCGATATTGAAGCACCCCTGCCCAATGCGCCATCCATGACCGGTGCCCTTGAACTCTACATCAAGAGGGCCAACAATCAGTAA
- the uvrC gene encoding excinuclease ABC subunit UvrC has product MPEFDYKKELAKVPHEPGVYRYFDASGEVIYVGKAKDLKNRVSSYFTNSKGHDRKTLRLVSQIRKIEFTIVHTEFDALLLENQLIKRYLPKFNILLRDDKTYPFVCVTNEHFPRVITTRRIDRKQGTFYGPFANLKPMYTVLDMFSQLFTLRTCTYNLAPENIQAGKYKVCLEYHIGNCKGPCEGKQAEDEYNKDIEQVHHILKGNLKPAQDYFKGRMVEAAGELAFEQAQTFKDKMDVLQRFQSKSTVVNPKIADADVFSIASDETAAYVNFMKVVNGTIVQAHTVEIKKKLDETDPDLLAMMIIEFRNQYGSNAKEIITNIPLDVDLQAELTIPQIGDKKKLLDMSLKNVLYFRRERQDRAAAEATASASKKDRVLITLKKDLQLKSLPNRIECFDNSNIQGTNPVSAMVCFVGGKPANREYRHYSIKTVVGPNDFASMYEVVTRRYSRVLEEATGLPDLIVIDGGKGQLSAACDALKALDLYGKVPIIGIAKRLEEIYFPEDNLPLYIDKKSESLKLIQRIRDEAHRFAITYHRDKRSRNSLISELENVEGVGKKTAAKLLKHFKGVTKIKEASVDEVAEIVGKDRAAKLKQYFETMEQ; this is encoded by the coding sequence ATGCCCGAATTCGACTACAAGAAAGAACTTGCCAAAGTACCGCACGAGCCGGGCGTATACCGCTATTTCGATGCGTCGGGCGAGGTTATCTACGTTGGTAAAGCCAAAGACCTCAAAAATCGGGTCAGCAGTTATTTCACCAATTCCAAAGGACACGATCGAAAAACATTGCGCCTGGTTAGTCAGATCCGCAAGATTGAGTTTACCATCGTTCACACGGAGTTCGATGCACTGCTGCTTGAGAACCAACTCATCAAGCGGTATCTCCCCAAGTTCAATATCCTTCTGCGTGACGACAAAACGTATCCTTTCGTCTGCGTTACGAATGAGCATTTTCCGCGCGTGATAACAACCCGGCGCATCGATCGTAAACAGGGTACGTTTTACGGCCCTTTTGCCAATCTAAAGCCCATGTATACGGTGCTGGATATGTTCAGCCAGTTATTTACTCTCCGTACCTGTACTTATAACCTTGCGCCCGAGAATATTCAGGCAGGCAAATACAAAGTATGTCTGGAGTACCACATCGGCAACTGCAAAGGTCCGTGCGAAGGCAAGCAGGCCGAAGACGAGTACAACAAGGATATTGAACAGGTGCATCACATTCTGAAAGGAAATTTGAAACCGGCGCAGGATTATTTTAAAGGACGCATGGTGGAGGCCGCCGGCGAGCTGGCTTTTGAGCAAGCTCAGACCTTTAAAGATAAGATGGACGTACTGCAGCGGTTTCAGAGCAAATCGACCGTTGTCAACCCTAAAATTGCCGATGCGGATGTCTTCTCCATTGCGTCGGATGAAACAGCGGCCTACGTTAACTTCATGAAAGTGGTGAACGGCACTATTGTGCAGGCGCATACGGTTGAGATCAAGAAAAAGCTCGACGAGACCGATCCTGATCTGCTGGCGATGATGATTATTGAGTTCCGGAACCAGTACGGCAGTAATGCCAAGGAGATTATTACGAACATCCCACTTGACGTTGACCTGCAGGCCGAACTGACAATTCCACAGATTGGCGATAAGAAAAAGCTGCTGGATATGTCGCTTAAAAATGTGCTGTATTTCCGGCGGGAACGGCAGGACCGGGCAGCCGCCGAAGCAACGGCCAGCGCCAGTAAAAAAGATCGGGTTCTTATTACGTTGAAAAAAGACCTGCAGCTGAAATCGCTTCCTAATCGCATTGAATGTTTCGATAACTCGAATATTCAGGGTACCAACCCGGTATCGGCCATGGTCTGCTTCGTAGGAGGAAAACCAGCTAACCGGGAGTACCGCCACTACTCCATCAAAACGGTGGTGGGACCCAATGACTTCGCCAGTATGTATGAGGTCGTCACCCGGCGCTATAGCCGCGTGCTGGAAGAAGCAACGGGCCTACCCGATCTGATTGTCATTGACGGCGGTAAAGGCCAGCTCAGTGCGGCCTGCGATGCACTGAAAGCATTGGATCTTTACGGTAAAGTCCCGATCATCGGTATTGCGAAGCGGCTGGAAGAAATTTATTTTCCTGAGGATAACCTACCTCTGTATATCGATAAGAAATCAGAATCATTGAAGCTCATCCAGCGTATCCGCGACGAAGCCCACCGCTTTGCTATTACGTATCACCGCGATAAGCGTAGCCGGAATAGCCTCATCAGCGAATTGGAGAATGTAGAAGGTGTTGGCAAAAAAACGGCCGCCAAACTACTGAAACATTTCAAAGGCGTTACCAAAATAAAGGAAGCCTCTGTGGATGAAGTGGCCGAAATTGTGGGGAAAGACCGGGCTGCCAAATTGAAGCAGTACTTCGAAACAATGGAACAATGA
- the porK gene encoding T9SS ring complex lipoprotein PorK/GldK encodes MMKYNWFTVNATRVMMVATVILLMQGCGFVKSKFGGGGKGGDVGITNGEITATGRKGYKQTTPYGMVLVPSGSFIMGQADEDVAATQINMNRQVTISSFYMDDAEISNHEYRQYVNALLADSVSVLGEEEIMANFYPDTTVWKNDFTYHNGDPMLEYYFAHPAFDTYPVVGVSWKAAQHFSQWRTNTYNDYRTKEGQFNSPRFRLPSEAEWEWAARGGKSGAKYPWGNPYVANGKGCYLANFKPQRGNFDADGYPYTAPATAYAANDYGLYNMSGNVAEWCRDAYADNSNAIVWDMNPDNQNADEPRKVVRGGSWKDIAYYLETGTRYYEYEDQKRSFIGFRCVMDNLEGRTASARGGRLGGGSKSKSKSSSKASSAKTKA; translated from the coding sequence ATGATGAAGTACAACTGGTTTACAGTCAACGCAACCCGGGTGATGATGGTAGCGACAGTAATTCTGCTTATGCAGGGTTGCGGGTTTGTGAAATCGAAGTTTGGCGGAGGGGGTAAGGGAGGGGACGTAGGAATTACGAACGGGGAAATTACAGCCACCGGACGTAAGGGCTACAAGCAGACGACTCCATACGGAATGGTTTTAGTGCCATCAGGTTCGTTTATTATGGGTCAGGCCGACGAAGACGTGGCTGCGACACAGATTAACATGAACCGTCAGGTAACGATCAGCTCGTTCTACATGGACGATGCTGAAATCTCGAACCATGAATACCGGCAATATGTGAATGCACTCCTGGCCGATTCCGTATCGGTATTGGGTGAAGAAGAAATAATGGCTAATTTCTACCCGGATACCACCGTGTGGAAGAACGACTTTACGTACCACAATGGCGACCCGATGCTGGAGTACTACTTCGCGCACCCCGCCTTCGATACGTATCCGGTCGTGGGTGTTAGCTGGAAAGCAGCCCAGCACTTCAGCCAGTGGCGTACCAATACGTACAATGATTACCGTACCAAAGAAGGCCAGTTCAACTCGCCCCGGTTCCGGCTTCCTTCCGAAGCGGAGTGGGAGTGGGCTGCTCGTGGCGGAAAAAGCGGTGCCAAATATCCCTGGGGTAACCCATACGTAGCCAATGGTAAAGGATGCTACCTGGCAAACTTCAAACCACAGCGCGGTAACTTCGACGCCGACGGTTATCCGTACACAGCTCCCGCAACGGCTTATGCCGCCAACGACTACGGTCTCTACAATATGTCGGGTAACGTAGCCGAATGGTGCCGTGATGCCTACGCAGACAACTCGAACGCCATTGTCTGGGATATGAACCCCGACAACCAGAACGCTGACGAACCTCGTAAAGTAGTACGGGGTGGATCGTGGAAAGATATCGCCTACTATCTTGAGACAGGTACGCGATACTACGAGTACGAAGACCAGAAGCGTTCATTCATTGGTTTCCGTTGTGTCATGGACAACCTGGAAGGCCGTACGGCTTCGGCACGGGGTGGCCGGTTGGGTGGTGGCAGCAAGAGCAAAAGCAAAAGCAGCAGCAAAGCCAGCTCGGCAAAAACGAAAGCGTAA
- a CDS encoding PorP/SprF family type IX secretion system membrane protein: MIRTVYVFASLLLLTALVPTARAQQDPQFSLYMYNPLYYNPAAAGSEGVSRMQITHRTQYLGYQPSTTGDGGAQSTQLLSFNMPLAKVKGGVGIYAFNDKLGAIVNQSVQVAYAYRMTLKSGTLALGVQGGLYNRGINYGELFRPGTPGDPAIPTNRVSQARPDFSAGVYYNSTDYWLGVSVTHLNAATYTLVTDRSTDPLDRNVNLTAGYRLGIGYDIDIQPSVLVQYSTAGRVKASTITANLVGTYDNRIWAGVGYRLSDAVMVTGGINLMRNNALRVGYALDLVTGGTSIKSLTSHEILLAYALPAPDARKKPIIRTPRFRY; the protein is encoded by the coding sequence ATGATTCGCACTGTTTACGTTTTTGCTTCATTGCTACTCCTAACCGCTTTGGTCCCAACGGCCCGGGCGCAACAGGATCCTCAGTTTAGTCTGTATATGTACAACCCGTTATACTATAATCCGGCAGCTGCCGGGTCAGAAGGGGTGTCGCGTATGCAAATCACACACCGGACGCAGTACCTGGGTTACCAGCCATCCACTACCGGCGACGGGGGCGCGCAGAGTACGCAGTTGCTGTCGTTTAACATGCCGTTAGCTAAAGTCAAAGGGGGCGTTGGAATTTATGCCTTCAACGATAAGTTGGGTGCAATAGTGAATCAGTCTGTTCAGGTAGCCTATGCGTACCGCATGACGCTGAAGAGCGGAACGCTGGCGCTGGGGGTGCAGGGCGGGCTGTATAACCGCGGTATCAACTACGGTGAACTATTCAGACCCGGAACACCCGGCGATCCGGCTATTCCTACCAACCGGGTCAGTCAGGCGAGACCTGATTTCTCGGCGGGTGTTTACTATAATTCTACCGACTATTGGCTTGGCGTGAGTGTAACCCACCTCAACGCAGCTACGTATACATTGGTAACCGACCGGTCTACTGACCCGCTTGACCGCAATGTGAACCTGACGGCAGGCTATCGGCTTGGTATTGGTTACGATATTGATATACAACCCTCTGTTCTGGTTCAATACAGCACGGCGGGCCGCGTAAAAGCGTCGACGATCACCGCGAACCTGGTAGGTACTTATGACAACCGGATATGGGCCGGGGTTGGGTACCGGCTCAGCGACGCAGTAATGGTAACCGGCGGCATTAACCTGATGCGTAACAATGCGTTACGGGTGGGTTATGCACTGGACCTGGTAACGGGAGGAACGAGCATTAAGAGTTTGACGTCGCACGAAATTCTACTTGCTTACGCGTTGCCTGCTCCGGATGCCCGCAAGAAGCCAATCATCCGAACCCCCCGATTTAGGTACTAA
- the porM gene encoding type IX secretion system motor protein PorM/GldM, with product MAGTKETPRQKMIGMMYLVLTALLALQVTSAILEKFVLLNNSLEQSTGSANKVNQSTLDNIRATVEKSGNRANDLAIVKQADEVRKQTSDVIGEIDALKQRIITEAGGGVDEAGSIRNLSEEEKVAQIMIGGNRNGEAYKLKTNLDNYITGLSKYTQAKYNSLALNGKEDPIMSRSPEQRNKDFAELNFAQTPVPAALAVLTQRQSDVRRIEGEVLNYLASKVGAQDVKFDKILAMLSMESKVVVAGTKFKGQMFLAASSSGIQPRMSLNGGPVRIQDGQGIIEFTAQGGAYDKNGLARRTLNGSISYQQPNGENKTVTFNQEYFVAKPSYEIESGSFPPLYLGCANKLSVQSPQLGALWNPSFSADGGSVITSGEKGKITIIPSSQRVTLNVSNAGSLLGKNEFRVNRVPRPTLEYYVGGTKAGDPRGVPVGSARSVRVTAVADESFRNYSPDDANFRVTGITVILARGTRKVGQVNLGPGGGSLGSLAAEAQPGDRYSIQVDGVQRRNFRGDISDVPMGNAQQTVALY from the coding sequence ATGGCAGGCACAAAAGAAACACCCCGTCAGAAGATGATCGGGATGATGTATCTGGTATTGACCGCACTCTTGGCCCTGCAGGTCACGTCGGCCATTCTGGAGAAATTCGTCCTGTTGAATAACAGCCTGGAACAGTCGACGGGGTCAGCCAATAAAGTTAACCAGTCCACCCTCGATAATATCCGGGCAACTGTTGAAAAGTCCGGTAACCGGGCAAACGATCTGGCCATCGTCAAACAGGCTGACGAAGTTCGTAAGCAAACCTCCGATGTCATCGGTGAGATCGATGCCCTCAAACAACGAATCATCACTGAAGCAGGTGGTGGTGTCGATGAAGCTGGCTCTATCCGTAATTTGAGCGAAGAAGAGAAAGTTGCCCAGATCATGATCGGTGGCAACCGAAACGGCGAAGCGTATAAACTGAAGACTAACCTCGACAATTACATAACGGGTTTGTCGAAATACACGCAGGCAAAATACAACTCTCTGGCCCTGAATGGCAAAGAGGATCCGATCATGAGCCGTTCTCCTGAACAGCGCAACAAGGACTTTGCTGAACTGAACTTTGCCCAGACCCCTGTTCCAGCCGCACTAGCCGTACTGACTCAGCGCCAGTCCGACGTTCGCCGGATTGAAGGTGAAGTACTGAACTACCTCGCCAGTAAAGTAGGGGCGCAGGACGTGAAGTTCGACAAGATTCTGGCTATGCTGAGCATGGAGTCGAAAGTCGTCGTTGCCGGTACCAAATTCAAAGGTCAGATGTTCCTGGCGGCTTCATCGTCGGGTATTCAGCCTCGCATGAGCCTCAACGGTGGTCCGGTACGTATCCAGGATGGCCAGGGTATCATTGAATTTACCGCGCAGGGTGGTGCCTACGACAAAAATGGTCTGGCCCGTCGCACACTGAACGGTTCGATCTCGTACCAGCAGCCAAACGGTGAAAACAAAACGGTAACGTTCAACCAGGAGTACTTCGTTGCCAAGCCATCCTACGAAATTGAGTCGGGTTCGTTCCCTCCGCTGTACTTGGGTTGCGCTAACAAGCTGAGCGTTCAAAGCCCGCAATTGGGTGCCCTCTGGAATCCAAGCTTCTCGGCAGACGGTGGTTCGGTAATTACATCGGGTGAGAAAGGCAAGATCACGATCATTCCAAGCTCGCAGCGTGTAACGCTAAATGTAAGCAATGCCGGAAGCCTGCTGGGTAAAAATGAATTCCGGGTTAACCGGGTACCGCGTCCAACGCTGGAGTACTACGTAGGTGGTACAAAAGCGGGTGATCCTCGTGGTGTGCCTGTTGGTTCGGCCCGCAGTGTTCGGGTGACGGCCGTTGCGGATGAGAGTTTCCGCAACTACTCGCCGGACGATGCTAACTTCCGGGTAACCGGTATCACTGTCATTCTGGCCCGTGGTACACGGAAAGTAGGACAGGTAAACCTGGGTCCAGGTGGTGGATCACTTGGCTCACTGGCTGCCGAAGCACAGCCCGGTGACCGGTACTCGATTCAGGTGGACGGTGTGCAGCGCCGGAATTTCCGGGGTGATATCAGCGATGTACCCATGGGGAATGCTCAGCAAACAGTTGCGCTTTATTAA